From Alienimonas californiensis, a single genomic window includes:
- a CDS encoding family 16 glycoside hydrolase, protein MLVAPLLSCALLGFAPPAVAEPGAVAQPGAVLLEDSFDRAEKDDAKEQVGNGWTTNSKARAKGNKQVDLADGALHITMHAEADHGVSVRHDGPTWTDGTLSLRFKLPPKGDLGVDLADMQEKSVHAGHLLIVRVRPSGVELRDHKAGGMELTRRERRQAGQVTAEDKQVMKDAVTQVKMKIAPNEWHTLSMTTAGDRLSVSIDGKPVGELQSPGIAHPTKRTVRLAVNSEAWVDDFKLTAAE, encoded by the coding sequence GTGTTGGTCGCCCCGCTGCTCTCCTGCGCTCTCCTGGGATTCGCCCCGCCCGCCGTCGCGGAGCCCGGCGCCGTCGCTCAGCCCGGGGCCGTGCTGTTGGAGGACTCGTTCGACCGGGCCGAGAAGGACGACGCCAAAGAGCAGGTCGGCAACGGCTGGACGACGAACAGTAAGGCCCGTGCGAAGGGGAACAAGCAGGTGGATCTCGCAGACGGCGCCCTGCATATCACGATGCACGCCGAGGCCGACCACGGCGTCTCCGTCCGCCACGACGGCCCGACCTGGACCGACGGCACGCTGTCGCTGCGGTTCAAGCTGCCGCCGAAGGGCGACTTAGGCGTGGACCTCGCCGATATGCAGGAGAAAAGCGTGCACGCGGGCCATTTGCTGATCGTCCGCGTGCGGCCGAGCGGCGTCGAACTGCGGGACCATAAGGCCGGCGGCATGGAACTGACCCGCCGCGAACGCCGTCAGGCCGGACAGGTCACTGCCGAGGACAAACAGGTGATGAAGGACGCGGTGACCCAGGTGAAGATGAAGATCGCCCCGAACGAGTGGCACACGTTGTCGATGACCACCGCCGGCGACCGGCTGAGCGTCTCGATCGACGGCAAGCCGGTCGGCGAACTGCAGTCCCCCGGCATCGCCCACCCGACGAAGCGAACCGTCCGCCTCGCCGTCAACAGCGAGGCGTGGGTGGACGACTTCAAGTTGACGGCGGCGGAGTGA
- a CDS encoding adenine phosphoribosyltransferase: MNLFDHIRDVPDFPKPGIVFKDISPLLASREATQEAIRAMAEPYRADPPEAILAVEARGFLFAVPMAQELGCGVVLVRKPGKLPAATTAVEYALEYGNDMLEMHADALTKGQKVLIVDDVLATGGTVAACADLARQAGAEVTAAAFLVELTFLNGRSKLGNLPVSAAITY; the protein is encoded by the coding sequence ATGAACCTGTTCGATCACATCCGCGACGTGCCGGACTTCCCCAAGCCGGGGATCGTCTTCAAGGACATCTCGCCGCTGCTGGCCAGCCGCGAGGCGACGCAGGAGGCGATCCGGGCGATGGCCGAGCCGTACCGGGCCGACCCGCCCGAGGCGATTCTGGCGGTGGAGGCCCGCGGCTTCCTGTTCGCCGTGCCGATGGCGCAGGAACTGGGCTGCGGCGTGGTGCTGGTCCGCAAACCCGGCAAGCTGCCGGCCGCGACGACCGCGGTGGAGTACGCCCTGGAATACGGCAACGACATGCTCGAGATGCACGCCGACGCCCTCACCAAAGGCCAGAAGGTACTGATCGTGGACGACGTACTCGCCACCGGCGGCACCGTCGCCGCCTGTGCCGACCTCGCCCGCCAGGCCGGCGCCGAGGTGACCGCCGCGGCGTTCCTCGTCGAACTCACCTTCCTGAACGGCCGCAGCAAACTCGGCAATCTGCCGGTGTCCGCGGCGATCACGTACTGA
- a CDS encoding serine/threonine-protein kinase, with translation MPPRVGPYLLERKLGSGGMGTVYLGTHDQTGEHAAVKILPAALAREPGFRERFAREVETVRRLNNPHIAGYLASGSVDAEGNLLPDTAPGAPGSGEEAEPTDDALAFLALRYVEGETLLVRLRRERRLPWRAAVDLGVQICTALKAAHDAGVVHRDLKPSNLILTPKGNDDPGGVGHVTLVDFGVAQLFAAGRLTQTGGVIGTAEFMAPEQATGKRVDKKCDLYSLGAVLYACVCGVPPFRGQSAVEVLQQHRFGQFDAPRRYAPDCPPAVEAVICELLSKSPADRPADARVVSNRLSAAVRREDYATGTPAPDSNRESSGESTGVPPDEAVPLPDRPTRPAKEEEEERAGIEPASTVSNLGGATIGRSLAGTSLHGATLSKEDAEGAANEALAFPREGPGPATIVRNGVVRALEETDETGPVARFFEQTWVLISALALLIAGGVLWFELQAPELPPPGEMTVGQHLAAARAALEQSPGAAWSDARDRHLAPLLAPEGIEAVEKASAEAGNPGEPLTPEARAYTLEQARKLADRVRRYELERAVLRPNLAEPPTNEAERFLRLAVHRTLTGDRPAAARTLRHFLNATSAADPDRRLAQNRRIAQAMLADLTIPPPAVSAMADKALDDARDAAETGDPATARRVLDGLIGLYADDPAAETLLDDARDLRRSLEPGESEPGLMEEPAAGR, from the coding sequence ATGCCCCCTCGCGTCGGCCCCTATCTGCTGGAGCGGAAACTCGGCAGCGGGGGCATGGGCACGGTCTACCTCGGCACGCACGACCAGACGGGCGAGCACGCCGCGGTGAAGATCCTGCCGGCGGCGCTGGCCCGGGAGCCGGGCTTTCGGGAACGCTTCGCCCGGGAGGTGGAGACCGTCCGCCGCCTGAACAACCCGCACATCGCCGGCTACCTCGCCAGCGGCTCAGTCGACGCCGAGGGGAACCTCCTCCCGGACACGGCGCCCGGCGCCCCGGGGTCCGGAGAGGAGGCGGAACCGACCGACGACGCTCTCGCCTTCCTCGCCCTGCGGTACGTCGAGGGGGAGACGCTGCTGGTGCGCCTCCGCCGCGAACGCCGCTTGCCCTGGCGGGCGGCGGTCGATCTCGGCGTGCAGATCTGCACGGCCCTCAAGGCGGCCCACGACGCGGGGGTCGTACACCGGGACCTCAAGCCGTCCAACCTGATCCTCACGCCCAAGGGAAACGACGATCCCGGCGGCGTCGGGCACGTCACGCTGGTGGACTTCGGCGTCGCCCAACTGTTCGCCGCCGGCCGGCTGACGCAGACCGGCGGCGTGATCGGCACCGCGGAGTTCATGGCACCGGAGCAGGCCACCGGCAAGCGGGTCGACAAGAAGTGCGACCTCTATTCGCTGGGGGCGGTGCTGTACGCCTGCGTCTGCGGCGTGCCGCCCTTCCGCGGGCAGTCGGCGGTGGAGGTGCTCCAGCAACACCGCTTCGGCCAGTTCGACGCCCCCCGCCGCTACGCCCCCGACTGCCCCCCCGCGGTGGAGGCGGTGATCTGCGAACTGCTCTCGAAGTCCCCCGCCGACCGCCCCGCCGACGCTCGGGTTGTCTCCAATCGACTCTCCGCCGCCGTGCGACGGGAGGACTACGCCACCGGGACTCCCGCCCCGGACTCCAACAGGGAGTCAAGCGGGGAGTCCACGGGAGTTCCGCCGGACGAGGCGGTCCCGCTGCCGGATCGCCCCACCCGCCCCGCCAAGGAGGAAGAGGAGGAACGGGCCGGGATCGAACCCGCCTCAACCGTCTCCAATCTCGGGGGAGCGACGATCGGACGGTCGCTCGCCGGCACGTCGCTGCACGGGGCGACGCTTTCGAAGGAGGATGCGGAGGGGGCTGCGAACGAAGCCCTCGCCTTCCCGCGTGAGGGGCCGGGCCCGGCGACGATCGTCCGCAACGGCGTGGTGCGGGCGTTGGAGGAGACGGACGAGACCGGCCCCGTCGCCCGGTTCTTCGAGCAGACCTGGGTGCTGATCTCGGCGCTGGCCCTGCTGATCGCCGGGGGGGTCCTGTGGTTCGAGTTGCAGGCCCCGGAGTTGCCGCCGCCGGGCGAGATGACGGTCGGCCAGCACCTCGCCGCCGCCCGGGCCGCGTTGGAGCAATCGCCCGGCGCCGCGTGGAGCGACGCGCGGGACCGCCACCTCGCCCCGCTGCTGGCGCCCGAGGGGATCGAGGCGGTTGAAAAGGCGAGCGCCGAGGCGGGCAACCCCGGCGAACCGCTGACGCCCGAGGCCCGGGCCTACACGCTCGAACAGGCCCGCAAGCTGGCGGATCGGGTGCGGCGCTACGAACTGGAGCGGGCCGTCTTGCGCCCCAACCTGGCCGAACCGCCGACGAACGAAGCGGAACGGTTCCTGCGGCTCGCCGTGCACCGCACCCTCACCGGCGATCGCCCCGCCGCCGCCCGGACGCTGCGGCACTTCCTGAACGCCACCTCCGCCGCCGACCCCGACCGGCGGCTGGCCCAGAACCGTCGGATCGCCCAGGCGATGCTGGCCGACCTGACAATCCCCCCGCCGGCGGTCTCCGCGATGGCGGACAAGGCCCTCGACGACGCCCGCGACGCCGCCGAGACCGGCGACCCCGCGACCGCCCGCCGCGTGCTGGACGGACTGATCGGCCTGTACGCCGACGACCCCGCCGCCGAAACGCTGCTGGACGACGCCCGGGACCTGCGGCGCTCGCTGGAGCCGGGGGAGTCGGAACCGGGGTTGATGGAGGAGCCGGCCGCCGGCCGCTAG
- a CDS encoding sirohydrochlorin chelatase, whose amino-acid sequence MKAALLIAHGSRRQEANDDLHRLTAQVIERGGFEIVEPAFLELAAPDIPAAAAKCVERGATDVRMLPYFLSMGTHVAGDLEEFRAQFEEQYPGVRFEVRPPLGLHPKLVEVVFERLGAA is encoded by the coding sequence ATGAAGGCCGCCCTGCTGATCGCCCACGGTTCCCGCCGGCAGGAGGCGAACGACGATTTACACCGATTGACCGCCCAGGTGATCGAACGCGGCGGGTTCGAGATTGTGGAGCCGGCCTTCCTGGAACTGGCCGCCCCCGACATCCCCGCCGCCGCCGCGAAGTGCGTGGAGCGGGGCGCCACCGACGTGCGAATGCTGCCCTATTTCCTCAGCATGGGCACGCACGTCGCCGGCGACCTGGAGGAGTTCCGGGCGCAGTTCGAGGAGCAGTACCCCGGCGTGCGGTTCGAGGTCCGCCCCCCGCTGGGCCTGCACCCGAAGCTGGTCGAGGTGGTCTTCGAACGGCTGGGGGCGGCGTAG
- the lptB gene encoding LPS export ABC transporter ATP-binding protein: MSDSYVPAPAPPDALLACDGLVKTYRGGKKAVRGIDFYVGRGEIVGLLGPNGAGKSTTFRMACGLTVPTEGRVCLGGTDVTTWPLYRRARRGMGYLPQDDSVFKKLTVEQNLFAVLEFQAITKAAQRKRATALLEQFGLDDKRRQTAGTLSGGERRRLEIARCLASKPDLILLDEPFTGIDPVTIHSIQDIIRDLRDCGISILLTDHRERETLTITDRSYIVCEGRVIVGGTAREVLSNKEAQEKYFGARFDAGSILEGRDAFDAPRRTAA, translated from the coding sequence ATGTCCGACAGCTACGTCCCCGCCCCCGCCCCGCCCGACGCGCTGCTCGCCTGCGACGGGTTGGTGAAGACCTACCGCGGCGGCAAGAAGGCGGTCCGCGGGATCGACTTCTACGTCGGCCGGGGGGAGATCGTCGGTCTGCTGGGGCCGAACGGGGCCGGCAAATCGACCACCTTCCGCATGGCCTGCGGACTGACGGTGCCGACCGAGGGCCGCGTCTGCCTCGGCGGCACGGACGTGACCACCTGGCCGCTGTACCGCCGGGCCCGCCGCGGGATGGGCTACCTCCCGCAGGACGACAGCGTCTTCAAGAAGCTGACCGTCGAACAGAACCTGTTCGCCGTGCTGGAGTTCCAGGCGATCACCAAAGCCGCCCAGCGCAAGCGGGCCACGGCGCTGCTGGAACAGTTCGGCCTGGACGACAAACGCCGCCAGACCGCCGGCACGCTCTCCGGCGGCGAACGCCGCCGGCTGGAGATCGCCCGCTGCCTCGCCTCCAAGCCGGACCTCATCCTGCTGGACGAACCGTTCACCGGGATCGATCCGGTCACGATTCACAGCATCCAGGACATTATCCGCGACCTCCGGGACTGCGGCATCTCCATCCTCCTGACCGACCACCGCGAACGGGAAACGCTGACGATCACCGATCGCAGCTACATCGTCTGCGAGGGCCGGGTGATCGTCGGCGGCACCGCCCGGGAGGTGCTCTCCAATAAAGAGGCTCAGGAGAAGTACTTCGGCGCCCGGTTCGACGCCGGCAGCATTTTGGAAGGCCGCGACGCCTTCGACGCCCCCCGCCGCACCGCTGCCTGA